One Littorina saxatilis isolate snail1 linkage group LG1, US_GU_Lsax_2.0, whole genome shotgun sequence genomic window carries:
- the LOC138969253 gene encoding epimerase family protein SDR39U1-like, with protein sequence MSVLIGGGTGFVGRHLTKLLAENGLKVTVVSRAAGPNKITWSDLQRTGLPDGITAVVSMSGENILNPMKRWNESFKQAVWSSRVDCTQSLANAICQATNPPKVLVSMSGVGYYKPDPTAEYDEDSPGGDFDYLSELCTAWEAAAKLPSSVSCRQAIVRSGVVLGRDGGMIQQIYWPFFLGAGGRIGSGAQWFPWVHVADVAGIITHAIINDHVSGVLNAVAPEPATNAEFTKAFASAMWRPSIFPVPGFVMNTVYGPERGKVILEGQKVIPKKTLESGYKFAFPDLKSACQDVSQMLTITSVSGS encoded by the exons GAGGTGGGACAGGTTTTGTGGGGCGCCATCTCACAAAACTGCTGGCAGAGAATGGCCTGAAGGTGACCGTTGTGTCCAGGGCTGCTGGACCGAATAAAATCACATGG TCAGATTTGCAAAGGACAGGCCTCCCTGATGGAATTACAGCCGTGGTCAGCATGTCTGGAGAAAACATCCTCAATCCAATGAAACG ATGGAACGAGAGCTTCAAGCAGGCAGTCTGGTCAAGTCGAGTGGACTGCACACAATCTCTGGCAAATGCCATCTGTCAGGCTACAAATCCTCCAAAAGTCCTTGTCTCTATGTCAGGAGTTG GTTACTACAAGCCAGACCCAACAGCAGAATATGACGAGGACAGTCCGGGGGGTGACTTTGACTATTTGTCAGAACTATGCACGGCGTGGGAGGCTGCTGCTAAACTGCCGTCTTCGGTCAGTTGTCGACAAGCCATTGTCAGAAGTG GTGTGGTTCTTGGACGAGACGGTGGAATGATCCAACAGATCTACTGGCCCTTCTTTCTCGGTGCTGGAGGTCGTATCGGATCTGGCGCACAGTGGTTTCCATGGGTACACGTGGCGGACGTTGCTGGCATCATCACTCACGCTATTATCAATGACCACGTTTCTGGCGTTTTAAATGCAGTGGCTCCAGAGCCTGCCACCAACGCTGAATTCACCAAAGCTTTTGCTTCTGCCATGTGGAGGCCTTCTATTTTTCCTGTTCCGGGATTTGTTATGAACACGGTGTATGGACCTGAAAGGGGCAAAGTCATCCTTGAAGGTCAGAAAGTGATTCCGAAGAAGACCCTCGAATCTGGCTACAAATTTGCTTTTCCGGATTTGAAATCAGCTTGTCAGGATGTGTCGCAAATGCTGACAATTACCAGTGTGTCTGGGAGTTAG